A DNA window from Danio aesculapii chromosome 1, fDanAes4.1, whole genome shotgun sequence contains the following coding sequences:
- the spag5 gene encoding sperm-associated antigen 5 isoform X1, translated as MSSVNGLSNTKPDRVPLRDVQNEQLNMQGTPTLMFKHASTHVKDSNMKHEVVLGENPSSLAITTEVYNIGQTMDTTDEHQDIILKSFACLEGEVVVEGESVLSDISVLIGRLGLVDNVPLQSDSDETNGIEDTEDNETSKEHVDHPYSCRSRSTGYSASSVLHQEEEVSTIELENVTFKSLMCFGGEVLVSDSSAISNESIIIKDLASGNNSQYETTPVSKVDTEVVSINTQPLGHSYCNWKSHESFIEDSCTISTVNDVSQSTVEHNVGTQCEHPDLSEGCYGVSNEQEEVTLKSLSCSGLEIEIADLSKVSEMSLLLYNLAEEQSLNCLNDVTENAGQSFASLTPGSKHIDHMYCHAKEMSLVLNVSSTENELFTKSECLSERSGNTVDATSPLGHITEEKFVSVTCHEIEKSKTHEESSQHLSALNRENKAESSDVAKLNNSDGKPKDESSVVTAKHVEELNQQLMPEMKEPISHSEETLCPQDAVLENVGRETNIPKVRTLTLKDEEIHPEIEVMRLCDASSQAISDHQDISSAIVLTRSCTPKTPTLSRSVLHDPTAENPMSHLWPELPESPMPPPLLNSTSLVNAFSYTPVPSDPPKKKDVKPSADHQNELNAPPVFGNGPLQEQLRQMAELLMVASGKMVVPAAAPENHQNVSVGTSPVSTRSVCVWSTPVQRMERSVNTSGTMEICKQADVSDASTSTDSLLWNLSPGNLEHLSRTELEQRLTSTLIMVEVLTQQLTSSRAHNPSKDASPSDLREKLIQTDHTELRQNGTYRDLYGTALERIQCLEYDQEILHSLYNSIQAMRVGLISFKSSTEDAILKMKQIGDTVNVDQETLSRQASQMKSLYGRYK; from the exons ATGTCATCTGTCAATGGCTTGTCAAAT aCCAAACCAGATAGAGTCCCGCTCAGAGATGTACAGAATGAACAGTTAAATATGCAGGGCACTCCAACTCTTATGTTTAAACATGCATCGACACATGTGAAGGACTCAAACATGAAG CATGAAGTTGTTCTTGGTGAAAATCCATCAAGCTTAGCTATCACAACAGAGGTCTATAATATTGGTCAAACTATGGATACCACTGATGAACATCAAGACATCATATTAAAATCTTTTGCTTGCCTTGAAGGAGAAGTAGTAGTTGAGGGTGAATCTGTACTGTcagatatttctgttttaatcGGCCGTCTTGGATTGGTGGATAATGTTCCACTTCAAAGTGACTCTGATGAGACTAATGGAATTGAGGACACAGAGGATAATGAGACCAGTAAAGAGCATGTTGATCATCCATACTCTTGTAGGAGCAGATCTACAGGTTACAGTGCCTCATCCGTACTGCATCAGGAGGAAGAAGTTTCCACCATTGAGCTGGAAAATGTTACATTCAAGTCCCTTATGTGCTTTGGTGGAGAAGTTCTTGTTTCAGATAGCTCAGCCATCTCTAATGAATCCATAATCATTAAGGATCTTGCATCTGGAAATAACTCTCAATACGAAACTACTCCTGTTTCTAAAGTGGACACCGAGGTTGTATCTATAAACACTCAACCTTTAGGCCATTCCTACTGTAACTGGAAGAGTCATGAGTCTTTTATTGAAGATAGCTGCACCATCAGTACAGTCAATGATGTATCTCAATCAACAGTTGAGCATAATGTTGGTACTCAATGTGAGCACCCTGATCTCTCAGAAGGATGTTATGGTGTATCAAATGAACAAGAAGAGGTCACATTAAAAAGCTTGAGCTGTTCTGGGCTTGAAATAGAAATCGCTGATCTATCCAAGGTGTCAGAAATGTCTTTACTCCTATATAATCTTGCTGAGGAACAAAGTCTAAATTgtttaaatgatgtcactgaaaaTGCTGGTCAAAGCTTTGCTAGTTTGACACCTGGAAGCAAGCATATTGATCATATGTACTGCCATGCTAAGGAAATGTCTCTAGTCCTAAATGTGTCAAGCACTGAAAACGAGCTCTTTACCAAGTCAGAGTGTCTTTCAGAAAGGTCTGGAAATACGGTTGATGCAACATCACCTCTTGGACACATTACAGAGGAAAAGTTTGTGTCTGTGACATGCCATGAAATAGAGAAATCAAAAACACATGAGGAGTCAAGCCAACACTTGTCAGCATTGAATAGAGAAAATAAAGCTGAAAGTTCAGATGTTGCAAAGTTAAACAACAGTGATGGCAAACCCAAGGATGAATCTTCTGTCGTGACTGCAAAGCATGTGGAAGAGCTTAATCAGCAGTTAATGCCAGAAATGAAGGAGCCAATTTCACACTCTGAGGAAACCCTTTGTCCTCAAGATGCTGTTTTGGAAAATGTTGGCCGAGAAACCAACATTCCCAAAGTTAGGACACTGACTTTAAAGGATGAAGAGATCCACCCAGAGATTGAAGTTATGCGGTTATGTGATGCATCAAGTCAAGCCATCTCAGATCATCAAGATATTTCTAGTGCTATTGTTCTAACAAGATCTTGTACTCCAAAGACACCCACCCTAAGTAGGAGTGTTTTGCATGACCCCACAGCCGAGAACCCAATGAGCCACCTGTGGCCTGAGCTTCCAGAGAGTCCCATGCCACCGCCTCTGTTGAACTCTACATCCCTGGTCAATGCTTTTAGCTACACGCCCGTTCCTTCAGACCCACCCAAGAAAAAGGACGTGAAACCTTCTGCAGACCATCAGAATGAGTTGAATGCCCCTCCAGTTTTCGGAAATGGGCCTTTACAGGAACAACTAAGACAAATGGCTGAACTGTTGATGGTTGCTTCAGGAAAGATGGTTGTTCCTGCTGCAGCACCAGAGAATCACCAAAATGTTTCAGTGGGCACTTCTCCAGTATCAACgcgcagtgtttgtgtgtggagcACACCAGTTCAGCGAATGGAGCGCAGTGTTAATACTTCAGGAACAATGGAGATTTGCAAACAGGCTGATGTTTCTGATGCTAGCACTTCAACAGACTCCCTTTTATGGAA TTTGTCTCCTGGAAATCTGGAGCATCTGTCTAGAACTGAATTGGAGCAGAGGTTGACCTCTACGCTCATCATGGTGGAGGTTCTTACCCAACAGCTCACTTCTTCTCGGGCTCATAATCCAAGCAAAGATGCTTCTCCATCTGATCTCAGAGAAAAGCTCATCCAGACAGACCACACTGAGCTCAGACAG AATGGGACATACAGAGATTTATATGGGACTGCCCTGGAGAGAATTCAGTGTCTTGAGTACGATCAGGAGATTCTTCACAGTCTGTATAACAGCATTCAAGCAATGAGGGTTGGACTG ATCTCATTTAAGTCAAGCACAGAGGATGCCATCCTCAAGATGAAACAGATTGGAGATACTGTTAATGTCGATCAGGAAACTTTATCTAGACAG GCCAGTCAGATGAAGTCTCTTTATGGGAGGTATAAGTAA
- the LOC130245861 gene encoding LOW QUALITY PROTEIN: forkhead box protein E1-like (The sequence of the model RefSeq protein was modified relative to this genomic sequence to represent the inferred CDS: inserted 2 bases in 1 codon), protein MPVVKVESDSPSETTLPVNDSQRAEPQRGRRRKRPLQRGKPPYSYIALISMAIANSPDRKLTLGGIYKFITERFPFYRDNSKKWQNSIRHNLTLNDCLSRSPESXGRPGKGNYWALDPNAEDMFESGSFLRRRKRFKRSDFTTYSSYVHESPVFSPVQIARSAYANSVYSNMAVSPPYAQQLPSAYYQSSSPNFTAGQSRVFRINSLIGSPSRMSQNPEMIPQQSCRSFSPESGSCSLGGPGFQHQSCNGETVLSCYSSASNNMAFAYSGPGHGQTQVSYPQGSTQHYGPAGRMAISSLSPIAGDAVGDPYGRTSPAQLGSFVQYNNSGAVGSSGAYIRHPAYSGNMDRFVSAT, encoded by the exons ATGCCTGTGGTTAAAGTGGAGAGTGATTCTCCCTCTGAAACCACTCTTCCAGTGAATGACAGTCAGAGAGCAGAGCCGCAAAGAGGCCGTCGGAGGAAGAGGCCTCTTCAGCGAGGCAAACCACCGTACAGCTACATCGCTCTGATCTCCATGGCCATCGCCAACTCGCCTGACCGCAAACTCACTCTGGGAGGGATCTACAAGTTTATCACAGAGAGGTTTCCTTTCTATCGAGACAACTCCAAGAAATGGCAGAACTCCATCCGCCATAATTTGACACTCAATGACTGCTTATCAAGATCCCCCGAGAG CGGTAGGCCCGGAAAAGGCAACTACTGGGCTCTTGACCCTAACGCCGAAGACATGTTTGAAAGTGGAAGCTTCTTACGACGTCGGAAGCGGTTCAAGCGCAGCGACTTCACTACATATTCATCGTACGTGCACGAATCTCCCGTTTTCTCACCGGTCCAGATTGCGCGCTCAGCCTACGCCAACTCCGTCTACTCCAACATGGCTGTGAGTCCGCCATACGCACAACAGCTTCCTTCTGCCTACTACCAGTCCTCCTCTCCAAACTTCACAGCGGGTCAGTCAAGGGTCTTCAGAATCAATTCTCTCATCGGGTCACCAAGCAGGATGAGTCAAAATCCAGAGATGATCCCACAGCAGTCTTGTCGCAGTTTCAGTCCTGAAAGTGGTTCCTGCAGTTTGGGAGGACCGGGCTTCCAGCATCAGTCCTGCAACGGGGAGACGGTGCTGTCGTGCTATTCTAGCGCCTCAAACAACATGGCCTTTGCCTACTCTGGCCCAGGACATGGACAAACTCAGGTTTCATATCCACAAGGCAGCACTCAGCATTATGGGCCAGCAGGGAGGATGGCCATCTCCAGCTTGTCTCCCATTGCTGGTGATGCTGTCGGGGACCCGTACGGCAGAACCTCCCCTGCACAGCTGGGCTCTTTTGTTCAATACAATAATTCTGGTGCGGTAGGAAGCTCAGGAGCCTATATCAGGCATCCTGCTTACTCGGGTAATATGGACAGGTTTGTGTCTGCCACCTAA
- the spag5 gene encoding sperm-associated antigen 5 isoform X2 has protein sequence MEEKMKDMRKRMDAALEEKEAAFSVTQQLRDHHISQVAELEDTIGSHQELMSALKLAYPPLVELSKSYTESISAANVHSKRMQEDNKNLFKELKKAQELVRRISPVLHHLHQRTTTAMEQSKQHLEIRDQALKERNMMENELEHMKSSLLDASQQISDLNMQQTIMTSEMLVLREQLNQAEDERFLLQRRSTELSATVTSTLASYAFLEQTLASETSKLQQSVCDAQLATERVNCLEEALETSRKQLEEFEEALLQREILIKELQTEAEIHRRQLSQMDQLQTELSSAKEMSEFLQAENELAREQMEESERLLRCHLQGLRERNLECEDLKLALEQLRLEKESRQEELDTTRDKARRMLLEQGEQMAQACNDVMLLNHRVCNLSNILKESLISKESKSSENTLQSHRHPSSSFVDSIMVAMMKTQEPETETPEDLEEREVLQDCIGSETSAFTRIPQTTHTEVKEMRRSHMLELLSDLGEAISDLQFNLDQLRVQKDTEQQTLKQTIYGLQEALQEASQTHTTEVSQLRQTVDRLQAQVEKDAVVLQQKAQDERNLRKLCGEMEENMEAAHKHRAENNELRREVADLRRLVQQTQVEVQALREELDQSGVQSAASSKTLDERIRLLREVEKLKANLMETEENRAKVLERAKRHQRVHAMNQSKMERELHLLDDMIETVRQTLSSVPDLVKSSPELQKLVEFLG, from the exons ATGGAGGAGAAGATGAAAGACATGAGGAAGCGTATGGATGCGGCACTAGAGGAGAAGGAAGCT GCCTTCAGCGTAACCCAGCAGTTGAGGGACCATCACATTTCCCAGGTGGCTGAACTAGAGGACACAATTGGGTCTCACCAGGAACTAATGTCAGCACTCAAACTGGCCTACCCACCACTG GTTGAACTGAGCAAGTCATATACAGAATCCATCAGTGCAGCAAATGTCCATTCGAAAAGGATGCAAGAGGATAACAAAAATTTGTTTAAAGAG CTGAAAAAGGCTCAGGAACTGGTTCGAAGGATAAGCCCAGTGCTTCACCATCTTCATCAGAGAACCACGACTGCCATGGAGCAGAGCAAGCAGCATCTGGAAATAAGAGACCAAGCCCTGAAAGAAAGAAACATG ATGGAAAATGAACTAGAGCACATGAAGTCAAGCTTGCTAGATGCCAGTCAACAGATTTCAGACTTGAACATGCAGCAGACCATCATGACTTCAG AGATGTTAGTGCTGAGAGAGCAGCTGAATCAGGCAGAAGATGAGCGCTTTCTGCTGCAGAGGAGAAGCACTGAGCTCTCAGCCACAGTCACGTCCACATTGGCCTCTTACGCCTTCCTGGAACAAACCCTCGCTTCTGAGACCAGCAA GTTGCAGCAGTCAGTGTGTGATGCACAGCTAGCTACAGAGAGAGTGAACTG TCTTGAAGAAGCGCTGGAAACCTCTAGGAAACAGCTAGAGGAATTTGAGGAAGCACTGTTGCAGAGAGAAATCTTGATTAAAGAGCTCCAAACTGAAGCTGAGATTCACCGCCGTCAGCTCAGTCAGATGGATCAGCTTCAGACTGAACTTTCCAGTGCCAAAGAAATGAGTGAA TTCTTGCAGGCAGAAAACGAACTGGCACGTGAACAAATGGAAGAAAGTGAGCGACTGCTGCGATGCCATTTACAGGGCCTTAGAGAGAGAAACCTGGAGTGTGAAGACCTCAAACTTGCACTGGAGCAGCTGCG GCTTGAGAAAGAGTCTCGACAGGAAGAGCTGGACACCACACGGGACAAAGCTCGCAGGATGTTGCTGGAACAGGGAGAGCAGATGGCTCAGGCGTGTAATGATGTCATGCTCCTAAACCACAGAGTTTGCAATCTCTCAAACATCCTGAAGGAATCCCTAATCTCCAAG GAGTCAAAGTCCTCTGAAAACACTCTGCAATCTCATCGACATCCCTCCAGCTCTTTTGTGGATTCTATTATGGTGGCCATGATGAAGACTCAAGAACCTGAAACAGAGACTCCAGAGGATTTAG AGGAGAGGGAAGTGCTACAAGACTGTATTGGCAGTGAAACCAGTGCTTTTACCCGAATACCGCAAACTACACACACTGAAGTGAAAG AGATGAGACGGAGCCATATGTTGGAGCTGTTGTCTGATTTGGGTGAGGCTATCTCAGATCTTCAGTTCAACTTGGACCAACTGAGAGTTCAGAAGGACACAGAGCAGCAGACTCTGAAGCAGACCAT ATATGGCCTGCAGGAGGCGCTACAGGAAGCATCTCAGACACACACCACAGAGGTCTCGCAGCTGCGGCAGACTGTGGATAGACTGCAGGCTCAGGTGGAGAAAGATGCTGTGGTCCTACAGCAAAAGGCTCAG GATGAAAGAAACCTGAGGAAACTCTGCGGTGAGATGGAGGAGAATATGGAGGcggcacacaaacacagagcagAGAATAAT GAGTTGCGTCGAGAAGTTGCTGATTTGCGTCGGCTGGTGCAGCAGACACAGGTGGAGGTTCAGGCTTTAAGGGAGGAGCTTGACCAGTCAGGCGTCCAATCAGCAGCCAGTTCCAAAACCTTAGATGAAAGAATCAGACTTCTCCGAGAG GTTGAGAAGCTCAAAGCAAATTTAATGGAAACTGAGGAAAATCGTGCTAAGGTCTTGGAGAGGGCGAAACGACAT CAAAGGGTCCATGCCATGAACCAGAGTAAAATGGAGCGAGAACTACATTTGCTTGACGATATGATTGAAACCGTCAGACAG ACATTGTCCTCTGTACCCGATCTGGTCAAGAGCTCTCCTGAATTACAAAAGCTTGTAGAGTTTCTTGGATAA
- the hemgn gene encoding hemogen isoform X1 — translation MEDPLEKEIPPTEVKDSDEGGIRRRLRDRDLLKKRKAEAEEKATNQWVYGAQSIKRVKKRTTTGTPGRKGRPRKEPIVIPEDLGLVQEVDPSPTTLPVTEPELPTIAAIEPLQPDEPQPELVPVEAISEKPQEEFLIEDLGPDEEEDMPQKSLVIVTGDDEKPYNDVPEQSQIAMPMFAPAPDSSQPDNISLTENLLF, via the exons ATGGAAGACCCGTTGGAGAAAGAGATCCCACCAACTGAAGTAAAAGATTCAGATGAAG GAGGAATTCGGCGGCGACTCAGAGACAGAGACCTGTTGAAGAAACGAAAAGCAGAGGCAGAGGAAAAAGCAACCAACCAGTGGGTTTATGG GGCACAGAGCATTAAAAGAGTCAAAAAGAGGACCACTACTGGCACTCCTGGAAGGAAAGGTCGACCAAGAAAAGAACCAATAGTTATTCCAGAAGACCTTGGTCTGGTTCAGGAAGTGGATCCTTCTCCCACCACACTTCCTGTCACAGAACCTGAATTGCCCACAATAGCAGCGATAGAGCCTTTGCAACCAGATGAGCCACAACCAGAACTGGTGCCTGTGGAAGCAATAAGTGAAAAACCTCAAGAAGAGTTTTTGATTGAGGATCTGGGGCCAGACGAGGAGGAAGACATGCCTCAAAAAAGCCTGGTTATCGTTACAG GAGATGACGAGAAGCCATATAATGATGTGCCTGAACAGAGCCAAATCGCAATGCCAATGTTTGCTCCAGCACCTGATTCTTCTCAACCGGATAACATAAGCCTTACTGAGAATTTACTTTTCTGA
- the hemgn gene encoding uncharacterized protein hemgn isoform X2 produces MEDPLEKEIPPTEVKDSDEGGIRRRLRDRDLLKKRKAEAEEKATNQAQSIKRVKKRTTTGTPGRKGRPRKEPIVIPEDLGLVQEVDPSPTTLPVTEPELPTIAAIEPLQPDEPQPELVPVEAISEKPQEEFLIEDLGPDEEEDMPQKSLVIVTGDDEKPYNDVPEQSQIAMPMFAPAPDSSQPDNISLTENLLF; encoded by the exons ATGGAAGACCCGTTGGAGAAAGAGATCCCACCAACTGAAGTAAAAGATTCAGATGAAG GAGGAATTCGGCGGCGACTCAGAGACAGAGACCTGTTGAAGAAACGAAAAGCAGAGGCAGAGGAAAAAGCAACCAACCA GGCACAGAGCATTAAAAGAGTCAAAAAGAGGACCACTACTGGCACTCCTGGAAGGAAAGGTCGACCAAGAAAAGAACCAATAGTTATTCCAGAAGACCTTGGTCTGGTTCAGGAAGTGGATCCTTCTCCCACCACACTTCCTGTCACAGAACCTGAATTGCCCACAATAGCAGCGATAGAGCCTTTGCAACCAGATGAGCCACAACCAGAACTGGTGCCTGTGGAAGCAATAAGTGAAAAACCTCAAGAAGAGTTTTTGATTGAGGATCTGGGGCCAGACGAGGAGGAAGACATGCCTCAAAAAAGCCTGGTTATCGTTACAG GAGATGACGAGAAGCCATATAATGATGTGCCTGAACAGAGCCAAATCGCAATGCCAATGTTTGCTCCAGCACCTGATTCTTCTCAACCGGATAACATAAGCCTTACTGAGAATTTACTTTTCTGA
- the anp32b gene encoding acidic leucine-rich nuclear phosphoprotein 32 family member B isoform X2, whose protein sequence is MDMKKRIHLELRNRTPSDVRELVLDNCRSNEGKIEGLTAEFVNLEFLSLINVGLLSVSNLPKLGKLKKLELSDNRISGGLDVLAEKLPNLTHLNLSGNKLKDISTLEPLKKLDHLKSLDLFNCEVTNLNDYRESVFKLLPQLTYLDGYDLDDREASDSDGEVDGVDDDDDEEGEDEDEEDGEEEDFDEEEDEDDDEDEVEGEEDDEDGSGEDEEEDFGQDGEVEDDEEDDDDDDDEEEQGAKGEKRKREADDEDDEDDEEDD, encoded by the exons ATGGACATGAAAAAGAGGATTCATTTGGAGCTGAGGAACAGGACACCATCTGAT GTACGAGAACTTGTCCTCGACAACTGCAGATCTAATGAAGGGAAAATTGAAGGCCTTACAGCAGAATTTGTAAATCTTGAATTTCTAAGTTTGATAAATGTTGGTCTGCTCTCAGTATCCAACCTTCCTAAACTCGGAAAACTTAAAAAG TTGGAACTCAGCGACAACAGAATCTCTGGTGGCCTTGACGTTTTAGCTGAAAAACTCCCCAATCTCACACATCTAAACTTAAGCGGCAACAAACTGAAAGACATCAGCACATTGGAACCATTG AAAAAACTGGACCATCTGAAGAGTCTTGACCTTTTCAATTGTGAAGTCACAAACCTGAACGACTACCGGGAAAGCGTTTTTAAGCTCCTTCCACAGCTCACGTATCTGGACGGCTACGATCTGGATGACCGAGAGGCATCTGACTCTGACGGAGAGGTCGATGGTGTGGACGACGACGATGACGAGG AAGGAGAAGATGAGGACGAGGAGGATGGAGAGGAGGAGGATTTTGACGAAGAggaagatgaggatgatgatgaagatgaggttgAAGGAGAGGAGGATGACGAGGATGGTAGTGGAGAGGATGAG GAGGAAGACTTTGGTCAGGATGGAGAAGTAGAAGATGATGAAGaggatgatgatgacgacgatgatgaAG AAGAGCAAGGAGCAAAGGGTGAGAAGAGAAAACGAGAAGCAGATGATGAAGACGACGAGGATGATGAGGAGGATGATTAA
- the LOC130230207 gene encoding LOW QUALITY PROTEIN: tRNA (adenine(37)-N6)-methyltransferase-like (The sequence of the model RefSeq protein was modified relative to this genomic sequence to represent the inferred CDS: inserted 2 bases in 2 codons), giving the protein MSSPVCSCAEHATKLTQQASVMRREIKNLRQQMDGSIRAHRKQMSSLQSILTDCRKHDDRFQSTSKSPSQNPSGMNQLLEQGRIQTVPIGYISSCFAVKNGTPRQPTVCSSSRARLKIEPSVFNNPEHSLVGLEQYSHIWIIFLFHKNGQMSCKAKVKPPRLNGQKVGVYSTRSPHRPXALGLTLAKLERITGDTLHLSGVDIIAGTPVLDIKPYLPDYDSPXTRIEDTGENEQTSSFTNPHMAHLRDLDEELDTSEMSSELSSEVRVCPVSTSDFSQSEQPGSSSETDVLAEVKNYLKQQHVFTENSTKDKNTDSSEGTSDDTISLTSSSLKFGCDDYSAIAAWVRSPPISKLDVRFTGNAEKELKEFVPHDSTDGTRPRFQFLKGPDEAVAAIIGILSADPRSVYRRTRCQDRLFFFTLDTADITCWFGDGFAEVVRVKPVQSSEPTNAV; this is encoded by the exons ATGTCGTCACCAGTGTGTAGTTGTGCTGAACATGCCACAAAACTGACACAGCAAGCATCAGTAATGAGAAGAGAGATTAAAAATCTCAG ACAGCAGATGGATGGATCCATACGAGCACATAGGAAGCAGATGTCATCTCTTCAGTCCATATTGACAGACTGCAGGAAACACGATGACAGATTTCAATCAACGAGCAAAAGCCCGTCTCAGAACCCCAGTggaatgaatcagttattagagcaAG GGCGAATTCAGACAGTACCGATCGGATATATTAGTTCATGTTTTGCAGTGAAAAATGGAACTCCACGACAGCCTACTGTATGCAGTTCTTCACGAGCCAGATTGAAGATTGAACCATCAGTCTTCAATAATCCTGAGCATTCCTTAGTTGGGCTGGAACAATACTCACATATCTG GATCATTTTTCTCTTCCATAAGAATGGGCAAATGAGCTGTAAAGCCAAAGTTAAGCCGCCCCGTCTGAATGGTCAAAAGGTGGGGGTGTATTCAACCCGTAGCCCCCACAGGC ACGCTTTGGGACTGACATTGGCTAAGCTTGAAAGAATCACAG GGGATACACTTCACTTGTCAGGGGTTGATATTATTGCTGGAACTCCTGTCCTAGACATCAAGCCATATCTTCCAGACTATGATTCTC AAACAAGGATCGAGGATACCGGTGAAAATGAACAAACATCATCATTCACCAACCCTCACATGGCACATTTGAGGGATCTAGATGAAGAATTAGACACCTCAGAGATGTCATCTGAACTTTCCTCAGAGGTCAGGGTTTGTCCAGTTTCTACTTCAGATTTCTCTCAGTCAGAGCAGCCTGGATCTAGCAGTGAGACTGATGTTCTAGCAGAGGTTAAAAATTATCTCAAACAACAGCATGTTTTCACTGAAAATTCAACCAAGGACAAAAACACAGATTCTTCTGAAGGGACTTCAGACGATACAATCTCGTTAACTTCATCTAGTCTTAAATTTGGATGTGACGACTACAGTGCTATCGCTGCTTGGGTCAGGTCACCTCCTATCAGCAAACTTGATGTGCGATTTACTGGGAATGCTGAGAAAGAGCTCAAAGAGTTTGTTCCCCACGACAGTACTG atggCACAAGACCAAGGTTCCAGTTCTTGAAAGGACCAGATGAAGCAGTTGCAGCCATCATTGGCATTCTGTCAGCTGATCCCAGATCGGTGTATCGTCGCACACGTTGTCAAGACCGCCTGTTCTTCTTCACCTTAGATACAGCGGACATCACCTGCTGGTTTGGAGATGGTTTTGCTGAAGTTGTTAGAGTCAAACCAGTGCAGAGCTCAGAACCCACAAATGCTGTGTGA
- the anp32b gene encoding acidic leucine-rich nuclear phosphoprotein 32 family member B isoform X1 — translation MDMKKRIHLELRNRTPSDVRELVLDNCRSNEGKIEGLTAEFVNLEFLSLINVGLLSVSNLPKLGKLKKLELSDNRISGGLDVLAEKLPNLTHLNLSGNKLKDISTLEPLKKLDHLKSLDLFNCEVTNLNDYRESVFKLLPQLTYLDGYDLDDREASDSDGEVDGVDDDDDEEGEDEDEEDGEEEDFDEEEDEDDDEDEVEGEEDDEDGSGEDEEEDFGQDGEVEDDEEDDDDDDDEEEEQGAKGEKRKREADDEDDEDDEEDD, via the exons ATGGACATGAAAAAGAGGATTCATTTGGAGCTGAGGAACAGGACACCATCTGAT GTACGAGAACTTGTCCTCGACAACTGCAGATCTAATGAAGGGAAAATTGAAGGCCTTACAGCAGAATTTGTAAATCTTGAATTTCTAAGTTTGATAAATGTTGGTCTGCTCTCAGTATCCAACCTTCCTAAACTCGGAAAACTTAAAAAG TTGGAACTCAGCGACAACAGAATCTCTGGTGGCCTTGACGTTTTAGCTGAAAAACTCCCCAATCTCACACATCTAAACTTAAGCGGCAACAAACTGAAAGACATCAGCACATTGGAACCATTG AAAAAACTGGACCATCTGAAGAGTCTTGACCTTTTCAATTGTGAAGTCACAAACCTGAACGACTACCGGGAAAGCGTTTTTAAGCTCCTTCCACAGCTCACGTATCTGGACGGCTACGATCTGGATGACCGAGAGGCATCTGACTCTGACGGAGAGGTCGATGGTGTGGACGACGACGATGACGAGG AAGGAGAAGATGAGGACGAGGAGGATGGAGAGGAGGAGGATTTTGACGAAGAggaagatgaggatgatgatgaagatgaggttgAAGGAGAGGAGGATGACGAGGATGGTAGTGGAGAGGATGAG GAGGAAGACTTTGGTCAGGATGGAGAAGTAGAAGATGATGAAGaggatgatgatgacgacgatgatgaAG AAGAAGAGCAAGGAGCAAAGGGTGAGAAGAGAAAACGAGAAGCAGATGATGAAGACGACGAGGATGATGAGGAGGATGATTAA